The following proteins are encoded in a genomic region of Gossypium hirsutum isolate 1008001.06 chromosome D05, Gossypium_hirsutum_v2.1, whole genome shotgun sequence:
- the LOC121217626 gene encoding integrator complex subunit 3, whose product MASQLISVSSYEAHNQLEISLRQAFDLLQSKLRPPFSLTIPDPQEYTLLNQAILYGVLIEPHFAKIHIKHLHAIVIDGYKLFSSLLVGIVNELYGKLVDSVKEQLIWVTKEMIDVSATGIDSLLVCLMRQIVGGDFSDGNLWLCFELVSLCLSKWDCLLQEKPVVLTSALYTFLRLLADHCRVSNNLKLEMLRQMEIEFCVKMLRDQFQLCLKIGRDLVRLLQDLFHVPEFKSIWKDLVLKPSEFRTAEYLDISQLYCIRTSTRYFLLRITPEMETQLRFLLTHVMLGNQKRYQIWFEKKFLLGPERESLIVDLVRFICCAHHPSNEIIQSNIIPRWAVIGWLLTCCKKKYIEANGRLALFYDWLFFNEKVDNIMNIEPAMLLMVCSLPKYVNFTHSLLEFLLLLVDNYDLDRKTIILRGVSSAFNSLVQKGVVHSLDVLTRCDVLSPFIRERLQNLLLNDQGKVPRDLLPVDLPGHSTQSLRLPDMSCMGNSTQSTQEQLTSEGDDGLSTRVVVVPGGNEVDSIERLVESIGDIIKESYERGFQTLEAILFSIVNQCNQRKTSNSICSEDLLSKITKEFESNGYRLFTSLGSLAGIVECDDEIGSATAVIIRTFIFSQNERIQEMLLLWARNGFPVGARLLSYALRLAHEAYAAGCLENSVAVAKVRESRMPLLEYHFDGYFNFLNKRKGDSSENFVSVSEMDEKAIPNLVDSAFTAYRHFLSSSRVISQKESDTSLSKLLFSDLKDCSDWKRIRMKNLFCNIFCYLSDLSICEEDIIRLLIEKLDYVDLTEMQFQIGLKKFSLFGDNHKLVFHLIKNSLNWNSVEQHKLWGLIRSELPVSEVQVEKIILEFFCSGKIDVNLSAIAAGGLLTLCSSCAPTSALVGTIMSLPNNFFQDFAAAALATWAASNASMLFDSITEFAEKLKSKNTGSTFLNSTETEINQSTILWLLNYYNAQGINVSNMLSNLYPNS is encoded by the coding sequence ATGGCTTCGCAACTGATTAGCGTCTCATCCTATGAAGCTCACAATCAGCTAGAAATCTCTCTAAGGCAAGCTTTTGACCTTCTTCAATCGAAATTAAGACCCCCATTTTCGTTAACTATCCCAGATCCGCAAGAATACACTCTACTTAATCAAGCTATTCTCTATGGTGTTTTAATCGAACCCCATTTCGCCAAAATTCATATTAAGCACTTACACGCTATTGTCATTGATGGGTATAAGCTGTTTTCAAGTTTACTTGTTGGAATTGTTAATGAATTGTATGGAAAGCTTGTTGATTCGGTAAAGGAACAATTAATTTGGGTTACTAAAGAAATGATTGATGTTTCCGCTACAGGAATTGATAGTTTGTTAGTGTGTTTAATGAGACAAATTGTTGGTGGTGATTTTAGTGATGGGAATCTTTGGTTATGTTTCGAGTTAGTGAGTCTTTGTTTAAGTAAATGGGATTGTTTGTTACAAGAAAAGCCTGTAGTTTTGACCAGTGCACTATATACATTTCTTCGTTTATTAGCTGATCATTGTAGGGTATCGAATAATCTGAAACTAGAGATGTTGAGGCAGATGGAGATCGAGTTTTGTGTCAAAATGTTGAGGGATCAGTTTCAACTTTGTTTGAAGATAGGAAGGGATCTTGTTCGGTTATTACAAGATTTGTTTCATGTACCTGAGTTTAAATCTATATGGAAGGATCTGGTTTTGAAACCAAGTGAGTTTAGAACTGCTGAGTATTTGGATATTTCACAGTTGTATTGCATAAGGACTTCGACTCGTTACTTTTTACTGCGAATCACACCTGAAATGGAAACACAATTGCGGTTTTTACTCACACATGTGATGCTCGGCAACCAGAAACGATATCAGATATGGTTTGAgaagaaatttcttttagggcCAGAGAGAGAGAGTCTTATTGTTGATCTTGTGCGGTTCATATGTTGTGCACACCACCCTTCTAATGAAATTATTCAGTCAAACATTATTCCTAGATGGGCTGTTATTGGTTGGCTACTAACGTGTTGTAAGAAGAAATATATTGAAGCTAATGGGAGGTTGGCATTGTTTTACGACTGGCTTTTTTTCAATGAAAAGGTGGATAATATTATGAATATTGAGCCTGCAATGCTATTGATGGTCTGCTCCTTGCCTAAATATGTTAACTTCACTCACTCCCTTCTTGAATTTTTACTTCTTCTTGTGGACAATTATGATTTGGACCGTAAAACCATTATTCTCAGGGGTGTTTCATCAGCTTTTAACTCACTTGTTCAAAAAGGAGTGGTACACTCATTGGATGTTTTGACCCGTTGCGATGTACTTTCTCCTTTTATAAGAGAAAGGCTTcaaaatttattgttaaatgatCAAGGTAAAGTTCCTAGAGATTTGCTTCCAGTTGATCTTCCTGGCCACTCCACGCAGTCTTTGAGATTGCCTGACATGTCATGTATGGGAAACTCTACCCAATCCACACAAGAGCAACTTACAAGTGAAGGGGATGATGGATTAAGCACCAGAGTTGTGGTTGTTCCTGGTGGCAATGAAGTAGATTCTATTGAGAGATTAGTTGAAAGTATTGGAGATATTATCAAGGAATCATATGAGAGGGGGTTTCAAACTTTGGAGGCAATTCTTTTTTCAATTGTGAATCAATGTAATCAAAGAAAAACTAGTAATTCGATTTGCTCGGAGGATCTATTATCTAAGATCACAAAGGAATTTGAGTCAAATGGATATCGACTCTTTACTTCGCTTGGTAGTCTTGCAGGTATTGTTGAGTGCGATGATGAAATTGGTTCTGCCACTGCAGTAATTATCCGCACCTTCATCTTTTCTCAGAATGAAAGAATACAAGAAATGCTTTTGCTCTGGGCAAGGAATGGTTTTCCAGTAGGAGCGCGTTTACTGTCATATGCTTTAAGACTAGCACATGAGGCATATGCAGCAGGTTGTTTGGAAAATTCAGTTGCTGTGGCTAAAGTGAGGGAGTCAAGGATGCCATTGTTGGAATATCATTTTGATGGATATTTTAATTTTCTGAACAAAAGAAAAGGAGATTCCTCTGAAAACTTTGTTTCTGTTTCTGAAATGGATGAGAAGGCGATTCCTAACTTGGTTGATAGTGCCTTTACCGCTTACAGGCATTTCCTTTCATCCTCAAGAGTTATCTCACAAAAAGAATCAGATACCTCTCTATCAAAGCTCCTATTTTCTGACTTAAAGGACTGTTCTGATTGGAAAAGAATAAGAATGAAAAACTTATTCTGCAACATCTTTTGCTATCTTTCAGATTTATCCATCTGTGAGGAAGACATTATCAGATTGCTCATAGAAAAATTGGATTATGTAGATCTTACAGAGATGCAGTTTCAAATTGGCTTGAAAAAGTTCTCTTTATTTGGAGACAATCATAAACTTGTTTTCCATTTAATTAAGAACTCTCTCAATTGGAACTCTGTGGAGCAGCATAAACTCTGGGGCTTGATCAGATCCGAGCTTCCAGTGTCTGAGGTTCAAGTTGAGAAGatcattttagaatttttttgctCTGGGAAAATAGATGTAAACCTTAGTGCTATAGCAGCTGGAGGCCTTCTAACTCTCTGCAGTTCTTGTGCACCCACATCAGCTCTTGTCGGCACAATCATGTCATTGCCTAATAATTTCTTCCAGGACTTTGCTGCAGCTGCTTTGGCTACATGGGCTGCGTCCAATGCCTCTATGCTATTTGACAGCATAACTGAGTTTGCAGAGAAACTGAAAAGTAAAAACACAGGCTCAACTTTCTTGAATTCAACTGAGACTGAGATCAACCAATCTACCATTTTGTGGCTGTTGAACTATTATAATGCACAAGGGATAAATGTCTCCAACATGCTTAGCAACTTATATCCCAATAGTTAA